The following are from one region of the Sphingomonas sp. J315 genome:
- a CDS encoding T6SS phospholipase effector Tle1-like catalytic domain-containing protein produces the protein MPKNIVILLDGTSNEIECDRTNILRLYGVLTKDAEQLVYYDPGVGTFGAEGAWSRFWRKAHEVWGLMTGWGLDHNVKEAYRFLVENYDKGERKGVKGGERDRIFIFGFSRGAYSARVLAGFIHAVGLIEPRNLNLLDYVYRAYKSIGEDGQEAEKAFAEVRLYERLLGPDRPPIRMLGLFDTVASVIESGRHGPQLKSHAFTSRNQSVESVSHAVAIDEKRTMFRPQLWPANQEYWGNPFNSAAARPQDVKELWFAGGHGDVGGGLCRGGERPVQGATRMDDRTRETVRPQVSSAEHQRGRIGVLAGRQIYGADGDGALAQHHDLWLVDP, from the coding sequence GTGCCCAAGAATATTGTCATCCTGCTCGACGGGACCTCAAACGAGATCGAGTGCGATCGCACCAACATTCTCCGCCTCTATGGCGTTCTCACCAAGGACGCCGAGCAGCTCGTCTACTATGATCCCGGCGTCGGGACGTTCGGTGCGGAAGGCGCCTGGTCGCGCTTCTGGCGCAAGGCGCACGAGGTCTGGGGACTGATGACCGGATGGGGCCTCGATCACAATGTGAAGGAGGCATATCGCTTTCTCGTTGAGAATTATGACAAGGGCGAGCGCAAGGGCGTCAAAGGTGGCGAGCGCGACCGGATTTTCATCTTCGGCTTCAGCCGCGGAGCCTATTCCGCGCGGGTGCTGGCAGGGTTTATCCATGCGGTCGGGTTGATCGAGCCACGCAACCTCAATCTGCTTGATTATGTCTATCGCGCCTACAAATCGATTGGCGAGGATGGTCAGGAGGCGGAAAAGGCATTTGCCGAGGTGCGGCTTTACGAACGTCTACTCGGTCCAGATCGACCGCCGATCCGAATGCTGGGATTGTTCGACACCGTCGCTTCGGTGATCGAAAGCGGGCGGCATGGTCCCCAGTTAAAGTCACACGCGTTCACCAGCCGGAATCAGAGCGTCGAATCCGTGTCGCATGCGGTCGCGATCGACGAGAAGCGCACGATGTTCCGCCCGCAGCTCTGGCCGGCCAATCAGGAATATTGGGGCAATCCTTTCAACAGCGCCGCAGCGAGGCCCCAGGATGTGAAGGAACTCTGGTTTGCCGGGGGGCATGGCGATGTCGGCGGGGGGCTATGCCGAGGCGGAGAGCGCCCTGTGCAAGGTGCCACTCGTATGGATGATCGAACGCGCGAAACTGTGCGGCCTCAAGTTTCGTCAGCAGAGCATCAACGCGGTCGTATTGGCGTCCTCGCGGGGCGCCAAATATACGGCGCCGACGGGGACGGGGCGCTCGCACAACACCATGACCTTTGGCTGGTCGATCCTTGA
- a CDS encoding AAA family ATPase — MANSKQLIAMIRSHAAGDDERFFAIADHIASDARKAGHHRMADEIGTLVGSLREETDERRVASRPTMIAAPRGELASLVRASYPETRLSDVVLADDVEKRLRKIVREHRERGLLAASGLLPRRKVLLSGPPGTGKSLTAAAIAGELGLPLFTVQLDGVITKYMGETAAKLRIVFDAMQGARGVYFFDEVDALATRRGADNDIGEARRMLNSFLQFLDEESSGSLILAATNHQELLDRAFFRRFEAIVRYDLPPPDHVRRILTQRLPQFDLSGVPWSEVSATAQGLSQADIVAAADDAARDAVLEEGGCLTGATILQAISDRKHPDRQ, encoded by the coding sequence ATGGCCAACAGCAAGCAGCTTATCGCGATGATCCGCAGCCATGCGGCCGGCGACGACGAGCGCTTTTTCGCGATCGCGGACCACATTGCATCCGACGCCCGCAAGGCCGGCCACCACCGGATGGCGGACGAGATCGGCACGCTGGTCGGATCCCTGCGCGAGGAGACCGACGAGCGGCGCGTCGCTTCGCGACCGACGATGATCGCGGCGCCGAGGGGTGAGCTCGCCTCGCTGGTTCGCGCCTCCTATCCTGAGACGCGCCTGTCCGACGTTGTGCTCGCCGACGACGTCGAGAAGCGGCTGCGCAAGATCGTGCGCGAGCACCGCGAGCGCGGACTCCTCGCCGCTAGCGGGCTCCTGCCGCGGCGCAAGGTGCTGCTGTCGGGTCCGCCGGGCACCGGCAAGAGCCTGACCGCCGCGGCGATCGCTGGCGAGCTGGGGCTGCCGCTGTTCACCGTGCAACTCGATGGCGTCATCACCAAGTACATGGGCGAGACCGCCGCCAAGCTGCGCATCGTGTTCGACGCCATGCAGGGCGCGCGAGGCGTCTACTTCTTCGACGAGGTCGACGCGCTAGCTACAAGGCGCGGCGCCGACAACGACATTGGCGAGGCGCGCCGGATGCTCAACTCGTTTCTCCAGTTCCTGGACGAGGAATCGTCGGGCAGCCTCATCCTAGCCGCAACCAACCACCAAGAATTGCTCGACCGCGCGTTCTTTCGGCGGTTCGAAGCCATAGTGCGCTACGATCTGCCCCCGCCCGACCACGTCCGTCGGATCCTCACTCAGCGCTTGCCGCAGTTCGACCTGTCCGGCGTGCCGTGGAGCGAGGTTTCCGCGACAGCCCAGGGCCTAAGCCAAGCCGACATCGTCGCCGCGGCGGACGACGCGGCGCGCGATGCGGTACTGGAGGAGGGCGGGTGCCTGACCGGCGCCACGATCCTGCAGGCGATCTCGGACCGTAAGCATCCGGATCGGCAGTAG
- a CDS encoding S8 family peptidase has protein sequence MARHRHIIVQGIGRASDDFQPHGGGSNRAPSALENRAAHAGRLRGDLANLSSSMRDARIEQAAMGVPARKRGLTVAVTSREGEELVTGTARRSTSRGMQLLNVQRHAKVEENRGHDRAIYFLTGSAIESLGKSLTSYEEWNPDGDDRRNEEFDPDTGDSIKRPRNFWLFESAAEFRRATIEDLWTDTLERFPGGRGEAEWEIWVRAPMVDAFEAAVDELGIETSGRRSEFVDILVYNVIATKAALDRLIGSSAAVVELRGASSFIAEHADLPPPARLAQYQAIADRIVPAPPAAPWVTLLDTGVNRANALISPALPAERCRAVARAWNALDPDGHGTKMAGVALYGDLADVAGGTDAVRLEIGLESVAVFNPGSPVRIPARDAIARGVRAAEAEDEHRRVYCLAATAVGEPEDGRPTSTSSTLDKLAFNDRRNTRLFCVAVGNVETSATAPYLVSSYATLNGDHGIQSPAQALNVLSVGALTHKCTGPSPLADTGGLSPRSRTAQPWRFRPKHHKPDIVMEGGNHGIDPGGRTSHPHAPDMIATTSNDPTRRPITFTGDTSAACAAASRLAGRVLARYPAMRPETVRGLLVHCAEWTAIMQARRQDLIAAGATEEEATLATLDCFGWGVPDEERVFWSADNALTLIAQDTLRPFKQDEGRGVTLKEMKSFRLPWPDHALGALGSTEVEMRCTLSYFIEPDLHSAGLQRPQLYSSHGLSFDFQRFEESEARAERRVNRAVFASESSTADNGWALGWRKRNRGTLHHDVWRGPAYQLVGRRLLNVAPSRGWWATNAETPPANLAVPFSLIVSIRTPETTNDLVSEVRAIVPASALVDVPSLVRT, from the coding sequence ATGGCTCGACACCGTCACATTATTGTCCAGGGCATTGGTCGCGCGTCCGATGACTTCCAGCCGCACGGCGGCGGCTCAAACCGCGCGCCCTCGGCCCTCGAGAACAGGGCCGCCCATGCGGGCCGCCTGCGTGGCGACCTCGCGAACCTCTCCAGCAGCATGCGAGATGCGCGGATTGAGCAGGCCGCGATGGGCGTCCCGGCGCGGAAGCGCGGTCTCACGGTCGCGGTGACGTCGCGCGAGGGCGAGGAGCTGGTCACAGGCACCGCCAGGCGCTCCACCAGTAGAGGGATGCAGCTCCTCAACGTGCAGCGGCACGCCAAGGTCGAGGAGAACCGCGGGCATGACCGCGCCATTTACTTCCTGACCGGCAGCGCGATCGAGTCGCTGGGCAAGTCGCTGACATCCTACGAGGAGTGGAACCCCGACGGCGATGACCGCCGCAACGAGGAGTTCGATCCCGACACCGGGGACTCGATCAAGCGGCCGCGTAACTTCTGGCTTTTCGAGAGCGCCGCCGAGTTCCGGCGCGCGACGATCGAGGACCTCTGGACCGACACGCTGGAGAGATTCCCCGGCGGCCGCGGAGAGGCCGAATGGGAGATCTGGGTTCGCGCGCCGATGGTCGACGCCTTCGAGGCCGCGGTCGACGAGCTCGGAATCGAGACGTCGGGACGCCGGTCCGAGTTCGTGGACATCCTGGTTTACAACGTCATCGCGACCAAGGCGGCGCTCGACCGCCTCATCGGCAGCAGTGCGGCTGTTGTCGAACTGCGCGGTGCGTCCAGCTTCATCGCCGAGCACGCCGACCTGCCGCCGCCCGCGCGCCTCGCGCAGTATCAGGCCATCGCCGACCGGATCGTGCCCGCGCCGCCGGCCGCGCCGTGGGTCACGCTTCTGGATACCGGGGTCAACCGGGCGAACGCACTGATTTCGCCGGCCCTGCCTGCCGAACGCTGCCGCGCCGTCGCCCGCGCGTGGAACGCCCTCGACCCGGACGGCCACGGGACGAAGATGGCAGGCGTCGCGCTCTACGGCGACCTCGCCGACGTCGCCGGCGGCACCGACGCGGTCAGGCTCGAAATCGGCCTTGAGTCTGTCGCGGTGTTCAATCCCGGCAGCCCCGTCCGCATCCCGGCGCGCGACGCGATCGCGCGCGGCGTCCGAGCCGCCGAGGCCGAGGACGAGCACCGGCGCGTCTACTGCCTCGCGGCCACCGCCGTCGGCGAGCCCGAGGACGGCCGCCCGACCTCGACCTCGTCCACGCTCGACAAGCTCGCGTTCAACGACAGGCGCAACACGAGGCTGTTCTGCGTCGCGGTCGGCAACGTCGAGACCTCCGCCACCGCGCCCTACCTCGTCTCCTCCTACGCGACGCTCAATGGGGACCACGGCATCCAGTCGCCCGCGCAGGCGCTGAACGTGCTCTCGGTCGGCGCGCTTACGCACAAGTGCACGGGTCCGTCGCCTCTCGCCGACACCGGCGGACTGTCGCCGCGGTCGCGCACCGCCCAGCCGTGGCGCTTCCGCCCCAAGCACCACAAGCCCGATATCGTCATGGAGGGCGGCAACCACGGCATCGATCCGGGCGGGCGCACCTCGCATCCGCACGCCCCCGACATGATCGCGACCACGTCCAACGATCCCACCCGCCGGCCGATCACTTTCACGGGCGACACGAGCGCGGCATGCGCCGCCGCCTCGCGCCTCGCCGGCCGCGTGCTCGCCCGATACCCGGCCATGCGGCCGGAGACCGTGCGCGGCCTGCTCGTCCACTGCGCGGAGTGGACCGCCATCATGCAGGCCCGACGGCAGGATCTGATCGCCGCCGGCGCCACCGAGGAGGAGGCGACTCTCGCGACGCTCGACTGCTTCGGCTGGGGCGTTCCCGACGAAGAGCGCGTCTTTTGGAGCGCCGACAACGCGCTCACGCTCATCGCGCAGGACACGCTCAGGCCGTTCAAGCAAGATGAGGGCCGCGGGGTCACACTCAAAGAGATGAAGTCCTTCCGCCTGCCATGGCCGGACCATGCCCTCGGCGCCCTCGGCTCTACCGAAGTCGAGATGCGGTGCACGCTGTCCTACTTTATCGAGCCGGACCTCCATAGCGCCGGGCTGCAGCGCCCGCAGCTCTACTCTTCGCACGGCCTCAGCTTCGACTTCCAGCGCTTCGAGGAGAGCGAGGCGCGCGCGGAGCGGCGGGTCAACCGCGCTGTATTCGCGTCGGAATCCAGCACCGCAGACAACGGCTGGGCGCTGGGCTGGCGCAAGCGCAACCGGGGCACGCTCCATCAC
- a CDS encoding DNA/RNA non-specific endonuclease: MTAILFAGFSSPAMAQSFPCSGAAVSPYPALVATDHDHRRLAPKAGVLSKAFTAFFAAFDDADDDDGNGERDVRLNPEFVAYELRGLAPNADGDYAEPRISIERPSRWYTSPELVPLVDTIEGVTNRRIDDSYRGAGTVWNRGHLAMSDHAQRISAEASCNTHNFWNASPQAADLNQGPWMHLENYSAAASNKYRSIWVITGPIFDPATPRLSIGDAGELPVEIPDAFFKILVHESPSGIDTLAFIFEQPNALDGQGKPVPTATWVSCSRANALGHVYDHRPQLVSIAQIEQRTNLRFFSDRADRQQLIDARATALWPVETRYWDPGNAVCARQRGHPSSAD, encoded by the coding sequence GTGACCGCGATCCTTTTCGCTGGATTCTCGAGTCCCGCCATGGCGCAGAGCTTTCCCTGCAGCGGGGCTGCGGTTTCGCCTTATCCAGCTCTCGTCGCGACGGATCATGATCATCGTCGCCTCGCCCCGAAGGCGGGTGTTCTCAGCAAGGCGTTCACTGCATTTTTTGCTGCGTTCGATGACGCCGATGATGACGATGGGAATGGGGAACGCGATGTTCGTCTCAATCCTGAATTCGTGGCGTATGAACTGCGCGGGCTGGCACCCAATGCCGATGGCGATTATGCCGAACCCAGGATATCGATCGAGCGCCCGAGCCGCTGGTACACCTCGCCTGAGCTCGTGCCGCTGGTCGACACAATTGAAGGTGTCACCAATCGCCGCATCGACGACAGCTATCGGGGGGCTGGCACAGTCTGGAACCGCGGTCACCTGGCGATGAGCGATCATGCCCAGCGCATCAGCGCTGAGGCGAGCTGTAACACCCATAATTTCTGGAACGCATCGCCGCAGGCAGCCGACCTCAACCAAGGTCCGTGGATGCATCTGGAGAATTACTCAGCCGCCGCCTCGAACAAATATCGCAGCATCTGGGTGATCACCGGGCCGATCTTCGATCCGGCCACGCCTCGCTTATCGATCGGCGATGCCGGAGAACTGCCGGTCGAGATTCCGGACGCGTTCTTCAAGATCCTCGTACATGAAAGTCCGTCCGGCATCGACACGCTTGCTTTCATCTTCGAGCAGCCCAACGCGCTCGACGGTCAGGGTAAGCCTGTTCCGACTGCGACCTGGGTCAGCTGCAGCCGAGCAAATGCACTTGGGCATGTCTACGACCATCGACCCCAGCTCGTGTCGATCGCGCAGATCGAGCAGCGCACAAACTTGCGTTTCTTCTCCGATCGGGCGGACCGACAGCAGCTAATTGACGCGCGCGCGACAGCCCTATGGCCCGTGGAGACGCGGTACTGGGATCCGGGAAATGCGGTGTGCGCCAGACAGCGCGGTCATCCGTCCTCAGCTGATTGA